From one Azospirillum ramasamyi genomic stretch:
- a CDS encoding SURF1 family protein, translated as MKAAITGTEAAPPGGLPDGSPSGLPSGVGERRCFRPSLGATLVTVLGLAVAIGLGTWQLERLQWKTDLVARVASRMAEPPAPLPVRIDDPAAWEFRPVTLTGRFLNDREMPLIARPHQGRVGYELLVPFQRADGAGIVLVNRGFIPMDLRDPATRPAGRVTGEVAVKGIVRLPQQPGLFQPGNGTPQPGSAWMRPDPPAMAAVLSLDNVAPVVVEMLPGQSFGSPNAGLTGAPPGTLAGIEPRVDLPNNHLQYALTWYGLAVTLAGIYVLSQRKRADTGTDGRSDDRISGA; from the coding sequence ATGAAGGCCGCAATCACCGGAACGGAGGCCGCACCGCCGGGCGGATTGCCGGACGGATCGCCAAGCGGACTGCCAAGCGGAGTCGGAGAGCGCCGCTGCTTCCGCCCGTCGCTGGGCGCCACGCTGGTGACGGTGCTGGGCTTGGCGGTCGCCATCGGCCTCGGCACCTGGCAGCTGGAGCGGCTGCAGTGGAAGACCGATCTGGTCGCCCGGGTCGCCAGCCGGATGGCCGAGCCGCCGGCGCCGCTGCCGGTCCGCATCGACGATCCCGCCGCCTGGGAGTTCCGGCCCGTCACCCTTACCGGCCGCTTCCTCAACGACAGGGAAATGCCGCTGATCGCCCGTCCGCACCAGGGGCGGGTCGGTTACGAGCTTCTGGTTCCGTTCCAGCGGGCCGATGGGGCCGGCATCGTGCTGGTCAACCGCGGCTTCATTCCCATGGACCTGCGGGATCCCGCCACCCGCCCAGCCGGTCGCGTGACGGGGGAGGTCGCCGTCAAGGGCATCGTCCGCCTGCCGCAGCAGCCCGGCCTGTTCCAGCCCGGCAACGGCACGCCGCAGCCGGGGTCCGCCTGGATGCGGCCCGATCCGCCCGCCATGGCGGCGGTGCTGTCGCTGGACAACGTGGCGCCCGTGGTGGTGGAGATGCTGCCCGGCCAGTCCTTCGGTTCCCCGAACGCCGGCTTGACCGGCGCGCCGCCCGGCACCCTGGCGGGAATCGAACCGCGGGTGGACCTGCCGAACAACCATCTGCAGTATGCCTTGACCTGGTACGGGCTTGCGGTAACGCTCGCCGGGATCTACGTGCTGTCGCAGCGCAAGCGCGCCGACACCGGAACCGACGGACGATCCGATGACCGCATATCAGGAGCTTGA
- a CDS encoding PAS-domain containing protein: protein MPAKIPDLPTNLSVTAQTIGTAPSIGDELSALALEQMDQGVILVDADLTVKVINGPLYELFGLPRGFMPGADYVQMIQFLARKGEYGPGDPEAIAARHLEQALRAEPPLYEHLRPDGRVLEVRTRRSSGGGFTRTYTDVTERRRAEDDLTKQRHLLRLTLENMGQGIVLLDRELRCIAWNGLTLDILGVEEEVMRGGPRLQDVMRHQIACRRLEMPAGAPDFGDNLEAKTAYLMERVGRPEQEFVYARPQGDGRFIEVRVVPLPDGGQVRTFTDITDRVVADEALRQSREILTGVIDAIPALIDVKDRDGTVRLTNRFYRETYGPAEAPPPGPPADRATALDRLVVESGLGVPFHEDRASGGDGSTRDWLTTKMPLTDEDGQVTHIVTVALDITARKRAEAELRDAQASLIQAEKLASLAQLVAGVAHEVNTPIGVTLTAISHLGEEVARIRTLFEENRIRRSDLQEFLDIAWESTRMILSNVERATGLIQSFKQVASDQASGERRPFDLAAYVDEVLLSLRPRLRRTRVTVELDIPAGLIVDGYPGAFAQVLSNLIINALVHAYDEGDAGRILLSARKQPPGWIEMHYADDGKGIPADIRPRIFEPFFTTKRGTGASGLGLSICANIMSGTMRGSIALEDGGEKGTRFVLRFPAG from the coding sequence TTGCCAGCCAAGATCCCCGATCTCCCGACGAACCTCTCCGTCACCGCCCAGACCATCGGGACGGCTCCTTCCATCGGCGACGAACTGTCGGCGCTGGCACTGGAGCAGATGGATCAGGGTGTGATCCTCGTCGATGCCGACCTGACGGTGAAGGTGATCAACGGCCCGCTCTATGAGTTGTTCGGCCTGCCGCGTGGGTTCATGCCTGGGGCGGATTATGTCCAGATGATCCAGTTCCTGGCGCGCAAAGGCGAATATGGACCGGGTGATCCCGAAGCGATCGCCGCCCGCCATCTGGAGCAGGCTCTGCGGGCCGAGCCGCCCCTATACGAGCATCTCCGGCCCGACGGGCGGGTGCTGGAAGTTCGGACGCGGCGCTCCTCCGGCGGCGGCTTCACCCGGACCTATACGGACGTCACCGAGCGGCGCCGGGCGGAGGACGATCTTACGAAGCAACGCCACCTGCTGCGCCTGACGCTGGAGAATATGGGGCAGGGCATCGTCCTGCTGGACCGGGAACTGCGTTGCATCGCCTGGAATGGCCTGACGCTCGACATACTGGGCGTGGAGGAGGAGGTGATGCGCGGCGGACCGCGTCTGCAGGACGTGATGCGCCACCAGATCGCCTGCCGGCGGTTGGAAATGCCTGCCGGCGCCCCCGATTTCGGCGACAATCTGGAAGCCAAGACGGCCTATCTGATGGAGCGGGTCGGCCGGCCGGAGCAAGAGTTCGTCTATGCCCGCCCCCAGGGCGACGGCCGCTTCATCGAAGTGCGGGTGGTGCCGCTTCCCGATGGCGGACAGGTTCGTACCTTCACCGACATCACCGACCGGGTCGTCGCCGACGAGGCGTTGCGCCAGAGCCGGGAGATCCTGACCGGCGTCATCGACGCCATTCCCGCGCTGATCGACGTCAAGGACCGCGACGGTACCGTCCGGCTGACCAACCGCTTCTACCGCGAGACCTATGGCCCGGCCGAAGCCCCGCCCCCCGGCCCGCCGGCCGACCGCGCCACCGCGCTGGACCGGCTGGTGGTGGAGAGCGGCCTGGGCGTGCCCTTTCACGAGGACCGCGCGTCCGGCGGCGATGGGAGCACGCGCGACTGGCTGACCACCAAGATGCCGCTGACCGACGAGGACGGGCAGGTGACCCACATCGTCACCGTGGCGCTGGACATCACCGCCCGCAAGCGCGCGGAGGCCGAACTGCGCGATGCCCAGGCCAGCCTGATCCAGGCGGAGAAGCTGGCGTCGCTGGCCCAGCTGGTCGCCGGCGTGGCGCATGAGGTGAACACGCCGATCGGCGTCACCCTGACCGCGATCTCCCATCTTGGCGAAGAGGTCGCCCGTATCCGCACCCTGTTCGAGGAGAACCGCATCCGCCGCAGCGATTTACAGGAATTCCTGGACATCGCGTGGGAATCGACGCGGATGATCCTGTCGAACGTGGAGCGCGCCACCGGCCTGATCCAGAGCTTCAAGCAGGTCGCCTCCGACCAGGCGAGCGGCGAGCGCCGCCCCTTCGATCTCGCCGCCTATGTGGACGAGGTGCTGCTGAGCCTGCGCCCCCGCCTGCGCCGCACGCGGGTGACGGTGGAACTGGACATTCCCGCCGGCCTGATCGTCGACGGCTATCCCGGGGCCTTCGCGCAGGTGCTGTCGAACCTGATCATCAACGCCCTGGTCCATGCCTATGACGAGGGGGATGCCGGCCGGATCCTGCTGTCCGCCCGCAAGCAGCCGCCCGGCTGGATCGAGATGCATTATGCCGACGACGGCAAGGGCATCCCCGCCGATATCCGCCCCCGCATCTTCGAACCCTTCTTCACCACCAAGCGCGGCACGGGCGCCAGCGGCCTGGGCCTGAGCATCTGCGCCAACATCATGTCCGGCACCATGCGCGGAAGCATCGCGCTGGAGGATGGCGGGGAGAAGGGTACGCGCTTCGTGCTGCGGTTTCCGGCGGGGTAG
- a CDS encoding cytochrome c oxidase subunit 3, with protein sequence MADITHGQMPHAEPSAHEPGAGIPHPYHLLKPSPWPLIGAFSGGLLATGLVVYMHGGGSFLMILGVLAILVTMVGWWRSVIQESVVERAHTPVVKIGLRYGMALFIASEVMFFAAFFWAFFHAALDPKASPLNPDAIWPPPNVHVIDPFDMPLMMTLTLLLSGVTVTWAHHAIVEGRNREAAKALGLTVLLGVLFTFFQVYEYAYASFKFTDGIFPSTFYLATGFHGFHVLVGTIFLAVCWYRTVKGHFTPQSHFGFEAAAWYWHFVDVVWLFLFVSVYWWGGYGGVIASH encoded by the coding sequence ATGGCCGACATCACCCACGGGCAAATGCCGCACGCCGAACCGTCAGCCCATGAACCGGGCGCAGGCATCCCGCATCCCTACCATCTGCTGAAGCCCAGCCCCTGGCCGCTGATCGGCGCCTTTTCCGGCGGGCTGCTGGCGACCGGTCTTGTCGTCTACATGCATGGCGGCGGCTCCTTCCTGATGATCCTGGGGGTGCTGGCCATTCTGGTGACGATGGTCGGCTGGTGGCGTTCCGTGATCCAGGAATCGGTGGTGGAGCGTGCCCACACCCCGGTGGTGAAGATCGGCCTGCGCTATGGCATGGCGCTGTTCATCGCGTCGGAGGTGATGTTCTTCGCCGCCTTCTTCTGGGCCTTCTTCCACGCCGCCCTGGATCCGAAGGCCTCGCCGCTCAACCCCGACGCCATCTGGCCGCCGCCGAACGTGCATGTCATCGATCCGTTCGACATGCCGCTGATGATGACGCTGACCCTGCTGCTGTCCGGCGTCACCGTCACCTGGGCTCACCATGCGATCGTCGAGGGGCGCAACCGCGAGGCCGCGAAGGCGCTGGGCCTGACCGTGCTGCTGGGCGTGCTGTTCACCTTCTTCCAGGTCTACGAGTATGCCTACGCCTCCTTCAAGTTCACCGACGGCATCTTCCCGTCGACCTTCTACCTGGCGACCGGCTTCCACGGCTTCCATGTGCTGGTCGGCACCATCTTCCTGGCAGTCTGCTGGTACCGCACGGTGAAGGGCCATTTCACCCCGCAAAGCCATTTCGGCTTCGAGGCGGCGGCCTGGTATTGGCACTTCGTCGACGTCGTCTGGTTGTTCCTGTTCGTATCGGTCTACTGGTGGGGTGGCTATGGCGGCGTGATCGCCAGCCACTGA
- a CDS encoding cytochrome c oxidase assembly protein, which yields MPGRDDRLRRRNRLVLGTLFGLVAGMIGLTYASVPLYNLFCAVTGFGGTTQRAEQAADRVVDRKITIRFNADTNNALPWSFRPEQRELVLKLGETGFAAYRAENRGVNPTVGTAVYNVSPDKAGIYFNKMQCFCFTEQILEPGQAVDMPVTFFVDPSMADDPNMDDVKTITLSYTFFRAKDSEARLAQHAATSAPSGGAEASKQKAEPGATATN from the coding sequence ATGCCGGGGCGCGACGACAGGCTGCGCCGACGCAACCGGCTCGTCCTGGGCACGCTGTTCGGGCTGGTGGCGGGCATGATCGGGCTGACCTATGCGTCGGTCCCGCTCTACAACCTGTTCTGCGCCGTCACCGGCTTCGGCGGCACCACACAGCGGGCCGAGCAGGCCGCGGACCGGGTGGTCGACCGCAAGATCACCATCCGCTTCAACGCCGACACCAACAACGCGCTGCCCTGGTCCTTCAGGCCGGAGCAGCGGGAGCTGGTGCTGAAGCTGGGAGAAACCGGATTCGCTGCCTACCGGGCGGAGAACCGCGGGGTGAATCCCACCGTCGGCACGGCCGTCTACAATGTTTCGCCGGACAAGGCGGGCATCTATTTCAACAAGATGCAGTGCTTCTGCTTCACCGAGCAGATCCTGGAGCCCGGCCAGGCCGTTGACATGCCGGTGACCTTCTTCGTCGATCCGTCGATGGCCGACGACCCGAACATGGACGACGTGAAGACCATCACGCTGTCCTACACCTTCTTCCGCGCCAAGGACAGCGAGGCCCGGCTTGCTCAGCATGCCGCGACCTCCGCCCCGTCCGGCGGCGCGGAGGCAAGCAAACAAAAGGCGGAGCCAGGGGCGACCGCCACAAACTGA
- the cyoE gene encoding heme o synthase has translation MTDVTNELTLNQTGGASAGDFIELLKPRVMSLVVFTGLAGIVLAPGEIHPFLAVVAVLCIAVGAGASGAINMWYDRDIDAVMARTIKRPIPSGRVEPPEALAFGITLSVMSVVVMGLAVNWAAASLLALTIGFYVFVYTMWLKRRTPQNIVIGGAAGAFPPMIGWAAVTGSVDLPSVLLFLLIFLWTPPHFWALALFRNGDYTRAGVPMMPVVAGEAATKRQMLVYTLILLPVASAPSFVGIAGPVYLAVSAILGLMFVGYSVRVLRATDDKPAKKMFGFSILYLFLLFAVMMAERLILGGWA, from the coding sequence ATGACGGACGTGACGAACGAACTGACGCTCAACCAGACCGGAGGGGCGTCGGCCGGTGACTTCATCGAGTTGCTCAAACCGCGGGTCATGTCGCTTGTGGTCTTCACCGGACTGGCCGGCATCGTTCTTGCCCCCGGCGAGATCCATCCTTTCCTGGCTGTGGTCGCCGTGCTGTGCATCGCCGTCGGCGCCGGGGCGTCGGGCGCCATCAACATGTGGTACGACCGCGACATCGACGCGGTGATGGCCCGCACGATCAAGCGCCCGATCCCGTCGGGCCGGGTGGAGCCGCCGGAGGCGCTGGCCTTCGGAATCACCCTGTCGGTGATGTCCGTCGTGGTGATGGGGCTGGCGGTGAACTGGGCGGCGGCCTCGCTGCTGGCGCTGACCATCGGCTTCTACGTCTTCGTCTACACCATGTGGCTGAAGCGCCGGACCCCCCAGAACATCGTGATCGGCGGGGCCGCCGGCGCCTTCCCTCCGATGATCGGCTGGGCCGCCGTGACCGGCAGTGTCGATCTGCCGTCGGTTCTGTTGTTCCTTCTGATCTTCCTGTGGACGCCGCCGCATTTCTGGGCGCTCGCCCTGTTCCGCAACGGCGACTACACCCGCGCCGGCGTGCCGATGATGCCGGTGGTGGCGGGCGAGGCGGCGACCAAGCGCCAGATGCTGGTCTACACGCTGATCCTGCTGCCGGTGGCCTCCGCGCCGTCCTTCGTCGGGATCGCCGGTCCGGTCTATCTGGCGGTGTCGGCCATCCTCGGCCTGATGTTCGTCGGCTATTCCGTCCGCGTCCTGCGCGCGACCGACGACAAGCCGGCCAAGAAGATGTTCGGTTTCTCGATCCTGTACCTGTTCCTGCTGTTCGCCGTGATGATGGCGGAGCGGCTGATCCTCGGAGGATGGGCATGA
- a CDS encoding indolepyruvate ferredoxin oxidoreductase family protein, whose translation MAVSTVSLATVSLEDKYALEQGRVYLTGTQALVRLPMMQRQRDLAAGLNTGCFISGYRGSPLGGFDQNLWNARKFLEKNHIQFQPGVNEELGATAVWGSQQVGMFKGAKYDGVFAMWYGKGPGVDRSGDVFKHANAAGTSKHGGVLVLTGDDHNSKSSTFPHQSEHAYMHAMIPVLNPSGVQEILDYGLIGWQMSRYSGCWIAMKTIAETVDTSASVYIDPHRVSPVVPTDFPMPPGGLNIRWPDPPLEQEYRLMKHKLYAALAFARANKLDRVVMESPRPRFGIVTTGKSYLDVRQAFDELGITEEMAADWGITVYKVGMPWPLERDGVRHFAEGLEEIIVVEEKRAVIENQLKEQLYNWNPDVRPKVVGKFDEQGEWILPSAGELSPAQIAVVIGRRLQRFVDNENLARRIAFLDAQEKQKAHVARVVRKPTFCSGCPHNTSTVVPEGSRALGGIGCHYMATWLDRSTDTFTQMGGEGVPWVGQAAFTDEKHIFANLGDGTYFHSGILAIRQAIAAKVNITYKILFNDAVAMTGGQPFDGTLTVQSIANVLRAEGVQRITVVSDEPEKYGIGNGLPQYANVEHRDDLDRVQKEMREVPGVSVLIYDQTCATEKRRRRKRGKMVDPAKRVVINELVCEGCGDCSTKSSCVSVIPQETEFGRKRQIDQSSCNKDYSCTKGFCPSFVTVEGGSLRKPKPAAAKSADDATALPAPALPSFDKTWGLYVTGVGGTGVVTIGALLGMAAHIEGKGVGVLDMTGLAQKGGAVTSHIRIANTPEDIHSVRIAAGGADAVLGCDLIVAAAGDGLSKMTAGRTRAVINTHDSITADFIKKPDMVIPVRDLVGDIRKACGEANVDAFDATRLATALLGDSIYANPFLMGYAWQKGLIPLSEESILKAIELNGVSVKLNLDAFRWGRRAAVDLAAVEAAVEAAAKPLEPVQAAPSLLLDQRRQSGSLEEVIDRRHRFLVDYQDAAYAARYHALVDWTRRIEQQKIPGSTVLTEAVARSHFKLMAYKDEYEVARLYTDTGFVENVARMFEGDWKLTFHMAPPVMGETGEDGGEPKKKTFGPWMLHALRLLAKGKRLRGTALDPFGRTAERRQERQLIAEYEAVMGEVLHDLTREKLALAVEIAKLPMEMRGYGPVKARNVSVAKAKEAKLLEAYRAPVAAPQPLAAE comes from the coding sequence ATGGCGGTCTCAACCGTATCGCTGGCAACTGTCTCTCTCGAAGACAAGTACGCGCTCGAACAGGGCCGCGTCTATCTCACCGGCACCCAGGCGCTGGTGAGACTGCCGATGATGCAGCGCCAGCGCGACCTCGCCGCCGGGCTGAACACCGGCTGCTTCATCTCCGGCTATCGCGGCTCGCCGCTGGGCGGCTTCGACCAGAATCTGTGGAACGCCCGCAAGTTCCTGGAAAAGAACCACATCCAGTTCCAGCCCGGCGTGAACGAGGAACTGGGCGCCACCGCCGTCTGGGGCAGCCAGCAGGTCGGCATGTTCAAGGGCGCCAAGTATGACGGCGTCTTCGCCATGTGGTACGGCAAGGGCCCCGGCGTCGACCGCTCCGGCGACGTGTTCAAGCATGCCAACGCCGCGGGCACGTCCAAGCACGGCGGCGTGCTGGTGCTGACCGGCGACGACCACAATTCCAAATCCTCCACCTTCCCGCACCAGTCCGAACACGCCTACATGCATGCCATGATCCCGGTGCTGAACCCGTCGGGGGTGCAGGAGATCCTGGATTACGGCCTGATCGGCTGGCAGATGAGCCGCTATTCCGGCTGCTGGATCGCGATGAAGACGATCGCGGAGACGGTGGACACCTCGGCGTCGGTCTATATCGACCCGCATCGCGTCTCCCCGGTCGTTCCCACCGATTTCCCGATGCCGCCGGGCGGCCTGAACATCCGCTGGCCCGACCCGCCGCTGGAGCAGGAATACCGGCTGATGAAGCACAAGCTGTACGCCGCCCTGGCGTTCGCGCGTGCCAACAAGCTGGACCGTGTGGTGATGGAAAGCCCGCGTCCGCGTTTCGGCATCGTCACCACCGGCAAGAGCTATCTCGACGTCCGTCAGGCCTTCGACGAGCTGGGCATCACCGAGGAGATGGCGGCCGACTGGGGCATCACCGTCTACAAGGTCGGCATGCCCTGGCCGCTGGAGCGCGACGGCGTCCGCCACTTCGCCGAGGGTCTGGAAGAGATCATCGTGGTGGAGGAGAAGCGCGCGGTCATCGAGAACCAGTTGAAGGAACAGCTCTACAACTGGAACCCCGACGTCCGTCCGAAGGTGGTCGGCAAGTTCGACGAGCAGGGCGAATGGATCCTGCCGAGCGCCGGCGAACTGTCGCCCGCCCAGATCGCCGTGGTGATCGGCCGCCGCCTGCAGCGCTTCGTCGACAACGAGAACCTCGCGCGCCGCATCGCCTTCCTCGATGCGCAGGAGAAGCAGAAGGCCCATGTGGCGCGCGTGGTGCGCAAGCCGACCTTCTGCTCCGGCTGCCCGCACAACACCTCCACCGTGGTGCCGGAAGGCAGCCGCGCGCTGGGCGGCATCGGCTGCCATTACATGGCGACCTGGCTCGACCGTTCGACCGACACCTTCACCCAGATGGGCGGCGAGGGCGTGCCCTGGGTCGGCCAGGCCGCCTTCACCGATGAAAAGCACATCTTCGCCAATCTCGGCGACGGCACCTATTTCCATTCCGGCATCCTGGCGATCCGTCAGGCCATCGCCGCCAAGGTGAACATCACCTACAAGATCCTGTTCAACGACGCCGTCGCCATGACCGGCGGCCAGCCCTTCGACGGCACGCTGACGGTGCAGTCCATTGCCAACGTCCTGCGGGCGGAGGGCGTGCAGCGCATCACCGTCGTCTCCGACGAGCCGGAGAAATACGGCATCGGCAACGGCCTGCCGCAGTACGCCAATGTCGAGCATCGCGACGACCTCGACCGCGTGCAGAAGGAGATGCGCGAGGTCCCCGGCGTCAGCGTCCTGATCTATGACCAGACCTGCGCCACCGAGAAGCGCCGCCGCCGCAAGCGCGGCAAGATGGTCGATCCGGCCAAGCGCGTGGTGATCAACGAGCTGGTCTGCGAGGGCTGCGGCGACTGCTCGACCAAGTCGTCCTGCGTGTCGGTGATCCCGCAGGAGACCGAGTTCGGCCGCAAGCGCCAGATCGACCAGTCCAGCTGCAACAAGGATTATTCCTGCACCAAGGGCTTCTGCCCCAGCTTCGTGACGGTGGAGGGCGGAAGCCTGCGCAAGCCGAAGCCGGCCGCGGCGAAGTCGGCCGACGACGCCACCGCCCTGCCCGCCCCCGCGCTCCCCAGCTTCGACAAGACGTGGGGCCTCTACGTCACCGGCGTCGGCGGCACCGGCGTCGTCACCATCGGCGCGCTGCTGGGCATGGCCGCCCATATCGAGGGCAAGGGCGTCGGCGTGCTCGACATGACCGGCCTCGCCCAGAAGGGCGGCGCCGTCACCAGCCACATCCGCATCGCCAACACGCCGGAGGATATCCACTCCGTCCGCATCGCCGCCGGCGGCGCCGACGCGGTGCTGGGCTGCGACCTGATCGTCGCGGCGGCGGGCGACGGCCTGTCGAAGATGACCGCCGGCCGCACCCGCGCCGTCATCAACACCCATGACAGCATCACCGCCGACTTCATCAAGAAGCCGGACATGGTGATCCCGGTGCGCGACCTCGTGGGCGACATCCGCAAGGCTTGCGGCGAAGCCAATGTCGATGCCTTCGACGCGACGAGGCTCGCCACCGCGCTGCTGGGCGACAGCATCTACGCCAACCCGTTCCTGATGGGCTATGCGTGGCAGAAGGGCCTGATCCCGCTGAGCGAGGAATCGATCCTGAAGGCCATCGAGCTGAACGGCGTGTCGGTCAAGCTGAACCTCGACGCCTTCCGGTGGGGCCGCCGTGCCGCCGTCGATCTGGCCGCCGTGGAAGCCGCCGTCGAGGCTGCCGCGAAGCCGCTGGAGCCGGTGCAGGCCGCGCCGTCGCTGCTGCTCGACCAGCGCCGCCAGTCCGGCAGCCTGGAGGAGGTGATCGACCGCCGCCACCGCTTCCTGGTCGATTACCAGGACGCCGCCTATGCCGCCCGCTATCACGCGCTGGTCGATTGGACCCGCCGGATCGAGCAGCAGAAGATCCCCGGCTCCACCGTGCTGACCGAGGCGGTCGCCCGCTCCCACTTCAAGCTGATGGCCTACAAGGACGAGTATGAGGTGGCGCGCCTCTACACCGACACCGGCTTCGTCGAGAATGTGGCGCGCATGTTCGAAGGCGACTGGAAGCTGACCTTCCACATGGCCCCGCCGGTGATGGGCGAGACCGGCGAGGACGGCGGCGAACCGAAGAAGAAGACCTTCGGCCCGTGGATGCTGCACGCCCTGCGCCTGCTGGCCAAGGGCAAGCGCCTGCGCGGCACCGCGCTCGACCCGTTCGGCCGCACCGCCGAGCGCCGTCAGGAACGCCAGCTGATCGCCGAGTATGAAGCGGTGATGGGCGAGGTTCTGCACGACCTGACCCGCGAAAAGCTGGCTCTGGCGGTGGAGATCGCCAAACTGCCGATGGAGATGCGCGGCTACGGCCCGGTGAAGGCCCGCAACGTGTCGGTGGCGAAGGCGAAGGAGGCCAAGCTGCTGGAGGCTTACCGCGCCCCGGTTGCCGCGCCGCAGCCGCTGGCGGCGGAGTGA
- a CDS encoding DUF983 domain-containing protein, whose protein sequence is MSAGMRCLCPRCGQGRLFSGYLTVAERCDVCGLDFSQVDSGDGPAVFLIFILGFLVVPLALWVSMTVEWPLWLHTIVWSIVVLALTLGMLRPAKAYVIALQYRYRRSEVEKGS, encoded by the coding sequence ATGTCCGCGGGCATGCGTTGCCTCTGCCCGCGCTGCGGACAGGGGCGTCTGTTCTCCGGCTACCTGACGGTGGCGGAACGCTGCGACGTCTGCGGCCTCGATTTCTCCCAGGTGGACAGCGGAGACGGCCCGGCGGTCTTCCTGATCTTCATCCTCGGCTTCCTTGTGGTGCCGTTGGCGCTGTGGGTGTCGATGACCGTCGAATGGCCGTTATGGCTGCACACCATCGTCTGGAGCATCGTGGTGCTGGCCCTGACGCTGGGCATGTTGCGGCCGGCCAAGGCCTATGTCATCGCCCTGCAGTACCGCTACCGACGCAGCGAGGTCGAGAAGGGATCATGA
- a CDS encoding carboxypeptidase M32, whose product MTAYQELERRHARISAIGDALGILGWDTQTIMPEGANDGRAEQTATLSVIAHELATDPRIADLLAEAETDSSLDAWQRANLREMRRHHIQSTAIPADLVEATSKAVSVCEMTWRAARAESDFAKLLPSLTEVLARVREGAEALGSVMGISPYDALLDSHDPGARAERIDALFADLSSFLPDLIGRVLDRQAAAPAAVDPQGPFPVEKQRELGVRMMERLGFDFSRGRLDVSLHPFCGGATGDVRITTRYDEANFTDALMGILHETGHALYEQNRPRAWLGQPVGQSRGMAVHESQSLLMEMQACRSPEFITWLAPVVREAFGGEGPAWEADNLRRLYSRVERGFIRVNADEVTYPAHIILRYRLEKALIAGDLTLPDLPGAWNDGMAELVGVVPPDDRLGCLQDIHWPGGGWGYFPSYTLGAMTAAQLFDAARNADPEIVPALSRGEFAPLVAWLRVNVHETGCFHASGDELLTAATGRPLDSSVFKRHLEQRYL is encoded by the coding sequence ATGACCGCATATCAGGAGCTTGAACGCCGCCACGCCCGCATCTCCGCCATCGGCGATGCGCTGGGCATTCTCGGCTGGGACACCCAGACGATCATGCCGGAGGGGGCCAACGACGGCCGGGCGGAGCAGACCGCCACCCTGTCGGTGATCGCGCATGAGCTGGCGACCGATCCCCGCATCGCCGACCTGCTGGCCGAGGCCGAGACGGACAGCAGCCTCGATGCGTGGCAGCGCGCCAATCTGCGCGAGATGCGCCGCCACCACATCCAGTCCACCGCCATTCCCGCCGATCTGGTGGAGGCGACCAGCAAGGCCGTGTCGGTCTGCGAGATGACATGGCGCGCCGCGCGGGCGGAAAGCGACTTCGCCAAGCTGCTGCCCTCGCTGACCGAGGTGCTGGCCCGCGTGCGCGAAGGGGCGGAGGCGTTGGGCTCGGTCATGGGCATCAGTCCTTACGACGCGCTGCTCGACAGCCACGATCCCGGTGCGCGGGCGGAGCGGATCGACGCGCTGTTCGCCGACCTTTCCAGCTTCCTGCCCGACCTGATCGGCCGCGTGCTCGACCGTCAAGCGGCAGCGCCGGCGGCGGTCGATCCGCAGGGGCCGTTCCCGGTGGAAAAGCAGCGCGAACTTGGCGTGCGGATGATGGAACGGCTGGGCTTCGATTTCAGCCGCGGCCGGCTCGACGTCTCGCTCCATCCCTTCTGCGGCGGGGCGACCGGCGACGTCCGCATCACCACCCGCTATGACGAGGCGAACTTCACCGACGCGCTGATGGGGATTCTGCACGAAACCGGTCATGCCCTGTACGAGCAGAACCGTCCGCGCGCGTGGCTGGGCCAGCCGGTCGGCCAATCGCGCGGCATGGCGGTGCATGAAAGCCAGTCGCTGCTGATGGAGATGCAGGCCTGCCGCTCGCCGGAGTTCATCACCTGGCTGGCGCCTGTGGTGCGCGAGGCCTTCGGCGGGGAGGGGCCGGCCTGGGAGGCCGACAATCTGCGCCGGCTCTACAGCCGGGTGGAACGCGGCTTCATCCGCGTCAACGCCGACGAGGTCACCTATCCGGCCCACATCATCCTGCGTTACCGGTTGGAAAAGGCGCTGATCGCCGGCGATCTGACCCTGCCGGACCTGCCCGGCGCCTGGAACGACGGCATGGCGGAGCTGGTGGGGGTGGTGCCGCCGGACGACCGGCTGGGCTGCCTGCAGGACATCCACTGGCCGGGCGGCGGGTGGGGCTATTTCCCGAGCTACACGCTGGGCGCCATGACCGCGGCCCAACTGTTCGACGCCGCGCGCAACGCCGATCCCGAGATCGTGCCCGCCCTGTCACGCGGCGAGTTCGCGCCGCTGGTCGCCTGGCTGCGGGTGAATGTGCACGAAACCGGCTGCTTCCATGCCTCGGGCGACGAGTTGCTGACGGCGGCCACCGGCCGGCCGCTCGACTCGTCGGTGTTCAAGCGGCATCTGGAACAGCGCTATCTCTGA